A window of the Arenibacter algicola genome harbors these coding sequences:
- a CDS encoding M20 family metallo-hydrolase has translation MDQQKLTEKAIALLQELISIQSFSSEEDKTADAIEAWFNHFDIPFKREKNNVYAFNKFYDESKPLLLLNSHHDTVKPNSAYTKDPFLPHIEDGKLFGLGSNDAGGCLVSLIATFTHFYAQENLSHNIVIVASAEEESSGPNGLNSMLLILPKIDVAIVGEPTLMNLAIAEKGLVVFEGKVSGTPSHAAHPNDNNAIYNTIEVLQWFKDYKFPKVSEVLGEVKLTVTQISAGNQHNVVPGNVDLVIDVRVNDCYSNKEIADILTAEAPCEVKPRSLRLNSSSINKDHPLVKSGLALGRSSYGSPTLSDQAALYCQSLKLGPGDSTRSHSADEFIYVAEIEEGIDLYIKILQGFLKQ, from the coding sequence ATGGATCAACAAAAACTTACGGAAAAGGCTATTGCATTGTTACAGGAACTGATTTCAATTCAGTCGTTTTCCTCCGAAGAAGATAAGACGGCAGATGCCATTGAAGCATGGTTTAACCACTTTGATATCCCTTTTAAAAGGGAGAAGAACAATGTATATGCCTTTAACAAATTCTATGACGAGAGCAAGCCTTTGCTGCTGCTCAACTCCCACCACGATACGGTAAAGCCCAATTCGGCCTATACCAAGGATCCTTTTCTGCCACATATTGAGGATGGCAAATTATTCGGTCTGGGAAGTAATGATGCCGGGGGCTGCCTGGTATCCCTGATCGCTACCTTTACCCATTTTTATGCCCAGGAAAACCTTAGCCATAATATAGTGATCGTGGCCTCTGCGGAAGAGGAAAGTTCCGGCCCTAACGGACTCAACAGTATGTTGTTGATACTTCCAAAAATAGATGTAGCCATAGTAGGGGAACCTACCTTGATGAATTTAGCCATTGCTGAAAAAGGTTTGGTGGTTTTTGAAGGCAAGGTGAGCGGAACACCATCCCATGCTGCCCACCCGAACGATAATAATGCCATTTACAATACCATAGAGGTATTGCAGTGGTTTAAGGACTATAAGTTCCCCAAGGTATCGGAAGTATTGGGCGAAGTAAAGCTTACGGTAACACAGATAAGTGCCGGTAATCAGCACAATGTTGTGCCAGGAAATGTGGACTTGGTGATAGATGTACGGGTAAACGACTGTTACTCCAACAAGGAAATAGCGGACATACTTACTGCCGAAGCTCCCTGTGAGGTAAAGCCCCGTTCCTTGCGTTTAAACTCTTCTTCCATTAATAAGGACCACCCCTTGGTAAAATCGGGCTTGGCTTTGGGCAGAAGCAGCTATGGTTCGCCTACCCTGTCGGATCAGGCAGCATTATATTGTCAGTCCCTAAAATTAGGACCTGGCGATAGCACCCGTAGTCACTCTGCTGACGAATTTATTTATGTAGCAGAAATAGAAGAAGGAATAGATTTGTATATTAAGATCTTGCAAGGATTTCTGAAACAATGA
- the argH gene encoding argininosuccinate lyase: MKLWDKGFSTDKKIDHFTVGNDRELDLLLAKYDVIASKAHAKMLGKIGLLTLKETDSLVTELDKIAKAIEDGTFTIEDSFEDMHSKIEFLLTLRLGDAGKKIHTARSRNDQVLVAMHLYLKNELTEIKDQTKDLFHLLLNLADKHKKVMLPGYTHLQIAMPSSFGLWFSAYAESLVDDLYFVDAAYKVADQNPLGSAAGYGSSFPIDRSFTTEEMGFETMKYNVVAAQMGRGKVEKAAAFGMSSIAATLSKMAMDICLYMSQNFNFVSFPDELTTGSSIMPHKKNPDVFELVRGKCNRLQTIPNQLILITNNLPSGYHRDLQLVKEVIVPAIQDLKACLEIMTFSLKEIRVNESILDDPKYDYLFSVDTLNELVLSGMPFRDAYKKMGKEINEGTFTPKRDIRHSHEGSFGNLCLSEIRKKMDKIS; encoded by the coding sequence ATGAAACTTTGGGACAAAGGATTTAGCACCGACAAAAAAATAGACCATTTCACGGTGGGCAATGATAGGGAACTGGATTTGCTTTTGGCAAAATACGACGTAATCGCCTCCAAGGCGCATGCCAAAATGCTGGGCAAAATTGGTCTCTTGACCCTTAAGGAGACCGATTCTCTGGTAACTGAACTGGATAAGATTGCCAAGGCCATAGAGGACGGCACTTTTACCATAGAGGACAGTTTTGAGGACATGCACTCCAAGATCGAGTTTTTGCTTACCCTAAGGTTGGGCGATGCCGGTAAAAAAATCCACACTGCCCGTTCCAGGAACGATCAGGTTTTGGTGGCCATGCATTTGTACCTAAAGAACGAATTAACAGAGATCAAGGACCAAACCAAGGATTTGTTCCACCTCTTATTAAATTTGGCGGACAAGCATAAGAAGGTGATGCTGCCGGGCTATACACACTTGCAGATTGCCATGCCCTCTTCCTTTGGACTCTGGTTTTCTGCTTATGCCGAAAGTTTGGTAGACGATCTTTACTTTGTGGATGCCGCCTATAAGGTAGCCGACCAAAACCCCTTGGGTAGTGCCGCCGGTTACGGAAGTTCCTTCCCTATAGACCGTAGTTTTACTACCGAGGAAATGGGCTTTGAAACCATGAAATATAATGTGGTGGCTGCCCAGATGGGCCGGGGCAAGGTTGAGAAGGCAGCAGCCTTTGGGATGAGCAGTATAGCCGCCACCCTGTCCAAAATGGCGATGGACATCTGTTTGTATATGAGCCAGAACTTTAATTTTGTCTCCTTTCCGGATGAGCTTACTACAGGCTCCAGCATTATGCCCCATAAAAAAAACCCGGATGTGTTTGAACTGGTGAGGGGTAAATGTAACCGACTCCAGACCATACCCAACCAATTGATCTTGATCACCAACAACCTGCCCAGTGGCTATCACCGGGACCTGCAATTGGTGAAAGAGGTTATAGTACCCGCCATTCAGGACCTAAAGGCCTGTTTGGAAATTATGACCTTTAGTTTAAAGGAGATTCGGGTTAACGAAAGTATCCTGGACGATCCCAAATACGATTATCTGTTTAGTGTGGATACCCTGAACGAGCTGGTATTGAGCGGTATGCCCTTCCGTGATGCCTATAAGAAAATGGGCAAGGAAATCAACGAGGGCACCTTTACTCCCAAAAGGGATATACGTCACAGCCATGAAGGTAGTTTTGGCAATCTGTGTCTGTCAGAGATCAGAAAGAAAATGGACAAGATTTCTTAA
- a CDS encoding IS110 family RNA-guided transposase, whose product MKIKDVIGIDASKLTLDCCLHKSGAQEVFENTPEAIVFLVDWSIKISGLAKNELLFVFEHTGLYTHQLVRYLSEQGYYFLLVPGLEIKRSLGIARGKDDRADAKRIALYGYRIREEARPYQMPKESLISLKRLMSMRRKLVSQRAGHIATLGEQIRVLNNDLGPILLQVQRDIIGVLDVQITKIEKELDRLIEQDPELQIIYRLLVSIKGIGAVTARFMIVHTVGFTAFKSWRKFASYCGIAPFPNRSGTSIRGRTKVSQLANKEGKTLLNLCAGSAIQCNPEMKAYYTRRIDAGKNKMSTLNIIRNKLLARAFAVVVRGTPYVNTMGYIS is encoded by the coding sequence ATGAAAATAAAAGATGTAATCGGTATCGATGCCAGTAAATTGACACTGGATTGTTGCCTTCACAAAAGTGGGGCCCAAGAGGTTTTTGAAAATACTCCCGAAGCTATCGTGTTTTTGGTGGATTGGTCTATAAAAATTAGTGGCCTGGCCAAAAATGAGCTTTTGTTCGTTTTTGAGCACACGGGCCTTTACACCCATCAACTTGTCCGTTATCTGAGCGAACAGGGCTATTACTTTCTCTTGGTCCCTGGGCTGGAGATCAAACGGTCCCTGGGCATTGCCAGGGGGAAGGATGATAGAGCGGATGCAAAACGTATCGCCCTTTACGGATATCGCATCCGGGAAGAGGCAAGGCCCTATCAAATGCCAAAGGAATCTTTGATAAGCCTGAAACGGTTGATGTCCATGCGCAGAAAACTGGTTTCACAGCGCGCAGGGCATATTGCCACTCTAGGGGAACAAATAAGAGTGCTGAACAATGATCTGGGGCCCATATTGCTACAGGTACAGCGCGATATTATCGGGGTACTGGATGTGCAGATAACCAAAATAGAAAAAGAACTCGATAGGCTTATCGAGCAGGATCCAGAACTGCAGATTATATATCGGTTATTGGTCAGCATCAAGGGCATCGGAGCGGTAACGGCCCGGTTCATGATCGTTCATACCGTTGGCTTCACAGCTTTTAAATCGTGGAGGAAATTCGCCTCCTATTGTGGCATTGCCCCTTTTCCCAACAGATCGGGGACCAGTATAAGGGGAAGGACCAAGGTAAGCCAACTGGCCAATAAGGAAGGCAAGACATTGCTGAATCTTTGCGCCGGTTCCGCCATTCAATGTAATCCAGAGATGAAGGCCTATTATACCCGAAGAATAGATGCGGGAAAAAATAAAATGAGTACCCTGAATATAATAAGAAACAAATTATTGGCCAGGGCATTTGCAGTAGTGGTAAGAGGGACACCGTATGTCAACACCATGGGGTATATATCCTGA